One Methanoculleus sp. 7T genomic window carries:
- a CDS encoding GTP-binding protein — translation MKLITVAGPPSSGKTSVILKTIAALGLPEGSVGVVKFDSLTSFDHQRYDEQLIPNQTAFAGKICPDHFFVSNVEGAVEWGMKKGLSILVTESAGLCNRCSPHVNGILSVCVIDNLSGVNTPRKIGPMLKYADIVVVTKGDIVSQAEREVFAFNVREVNASATVLFVNGITGQGAFILARYWREALDIQTLRDRKLRFTMPAAICSYCTGETLIGEMYQMGMVKRMEFDDV, via the coding sequence ATGAAGCTGATTACCGTTGCAGGCCCTCCGTCCTCAGGAAAGACCTCTGTGATCCTCAAAACCATTGCAGCCCTCGGGCTACCCGAAGGAAGCGTGGGTGTCGTGAAGTTCGACTCGCTCACCTCCTTCGATCACCAGCGCTACGACGAACAACTGATACCCAACCAGACTGCTTTTGCCGGAAAAATCTGTCCGGACCACTTTTTCGTCAGCAATGTCGAAGGGGCGGTCGAATGGGGGATGAAGAAAGGATTATCGATTCTTGTCACGGAAAGCGCAGGTCTCTGCAACCGGTGCTCGCCGCACGTGAACGGTATCCTGTCGGTCTGCGTGATCGACAACCTTTCAGGCGTCAATACGCCGAGGAAGATCGGCCCGATGCTGAAATATGCCGATATCGTCGTCGTCACCAAAGGGGATATCGTCTCCCAGGCGGAACGCGAGGTCTTCGCCTTCAACGTCCGCGAGGTCAACGCATCGGCGACTGTTCTCTTCGTCAACGGGATTACCGGACAGGGAGCGTTTATCCTCGCCCGCTACTGGCGGGAAGCCCTTGATATCCAAACCCTTCGCGACCGCAAACTCAGATTCACCATGCCCGCCGCCATCTGCTCGTACTGTACCGGCGAGACCCTTATCGGAGAGATGTATCAGATGGGGATGGTCAAACGAATGGAGTTCGACGACGTATGA
- a CDS encoding ATP-binding cassette domain-containing protein, whose product MKALDYVTEVSTVPIGDILRRYPLAADYLANMRLGRVDETKTLPEILEDVDEDMLEEFGLDREEVIFHFCAFLEAFSRAKPSDETIASITILGGRNKAGRPEMVELTITPGEVVSIVGPTGSGKSRLLEDIECLAQRDTPTARQILINGSVPDLSKRFSTGGKLVAQLSQNMNFVMDLTVQEFLEMHAKSRMTPESAAVVEKCFAVANSLAGEKFTLDTKVTQLSGGQSRSLMIADTALLSSSPIILIDELENAGIDRREAVKILVGNEKIVLMSTHDPLLALRADKRIVIRNGGIVKVIETTAEEEETLHKIETIDSVLLDIRNQLRGGGIIAKESIPEFQGR is encoded by the coding sequence ATGAAGGCCCTCGATTATGTTACAGAGGTCTCTACCGTCCCAATCGGCGACATTCTCCGCCGCTACCCTCTTGCTGCCGATTATCTTGCCAACATGCGGCTCGGGCGGGTTGATGAGACCAAAACACTCCCTGAGATTCTGGAGGATGTCGACGAGGATATGCTTGAGGAGTTCGGGCTTGACCGCGAGGAGGTCATATTCCACTTCTGTGCATTTCTTGAGGCATTTTCCCGGGCGAAACCCTCAGATGAGACCATCGCCTCGATCACAATCCTCGGTGGCCGGAACAAGGCGGGAAGACCCGAGATGGTCGAACTGACGATAACGCCCGGCGAGGTTGTAAGTATCGTCGGCCCTACCGGCTCGGGAAAAAGCAGGCTGCTTGAGGATATTGAATGCCTTGCGCAGCGCGATACGCCGACCGCAAGGCAGATTCTCATCAACGGCTCGGTTCCCGATCTCAGTAAGAGGTTTTCCACAGGAGGAAAACTGGTAGCCCAGCTCTCGCAGAACATGAACTTCGTCATGGACTTAACGGTGCAGGAGTTTCTGGAGATGCATGCGAAAAGCCGGATGACTCCCGAGTCCGCAGCGGTTGTGGAGAAGTGTTTTGCGGTTGCCAACTCTCTCGCCGGCGAGAAGTTCACGCTGGATACGAAGGTCACTCAACTTTCCGGCGGACAGTCGCGGTCACTGATGATTGCCGATACCGCTCTTCTGAGTTCATCCCCGATCATCCTTATCGATGAACTGGAGAATGCAGGAATCGACCGGCGAGAGGCGGTTAAGATCCTTGTCGGCAACGAGAAGATTGTCCTCATGTCGACGCACGACCCGCTTCTCGCTCTCCGTGCCGATAAGCGGATTGTCATCAGAAACGGAGGCATTGTAAAAGTGATTGAGACGACTGCCGAAGAGGAAGAGACGCTTCATAAGATTGAGACGATCGATTCCGTTCTCCTCGATATTCGCAATCAGCTCCGGGGAGGGGGAATCATCGCAAAAGAGAGTATTCCGGAATTCCAAGGGAGATAA
- a CDS encoding sugar phosphate isomerase/epimerase family protein, giving the protein MREKKAIGCSTCCLMDRPLEEALDLISSRANFAEILSDGPHSLFLAEETCYSFDLRYTVHAPVADINIASDNEHLRRAAIRVIMDLAEICDRIGAERLVVHPGHVWGEEVRSAARRALDRSLDELAAAQGDANVRFAVENMGAWDVCFFREPGFLDRLAGRGLGFALDVGHAHVNGNLEPFLEEGGAIHVHLHDNCGGRDDHLACGEGTIDFCRVMQALPRSATKVVEPVSFHQYESSLEHLRSVFP; this is encoded by the coding sequence ATGCGGGAGAAGAAAGCGATCGGCTGCTCCACTTGCTGCCTGATGGACCGGCCGCTTGAGGAGGCGCTCGACCTCATATCCAGCCGGGCGAACTTCGCGGAGATCCTCTCGGACGGTCCTCACTCCCTCTTCCTCGCCGAAGAGACCTGCTACTCATTCGACCTCCGGTACACGGTCCACGCCCCGGTCGCCGATATCAACATCGCATCCGATAACGAGCATCTGCGGAGAGCGGCCATCAGGGTCATCATGGACCTAGCGGAGATCTGCGACCGGATCGGCGCCGAACGGCTGGTCGTTCACCCGGGACACGTCTGGGGGGAAGAGGTGCGGAGCGCCGCCCGAAGGGCCCTCGATCGCTCGTTGGATGAGTTGGCAGCAGCCCAAGGAGACGCAAACGTCCGGTTCGCCGTCGAGAATATGGGGGCTTGGGATGTCTGTTTCTTCAGGGAGCCGGGGTTCCTCGACCGTCTTGCCGGTCGCGGCCTCGGCTTCGCCCTCGATGTGGGACATGCCCATGTCAACGGCAACCTAGAGCCATTCTTGGAAGAGGGGGGAGCGATCCACGTCCACCTGCACGACAACTGCGGCGGTCGGGATGACCACTTGGCATGCGGCGAGGGGACGATCGATTTTTGCCGTGTAATGCAGGCCCTTCCACGGAGCGCTACGAAGGTCGTCGAGCCGGTTTCGTTTCATCAATACGAGTCGAGCCTTGAACACCTGAGATCAGTCTTTCCCTAA
- a CDS encoding EF-Tu/IF-2/RF-3 family GTPase has protein sequence MGNLNLAVLGPAGYAKDLGKKGTVSDITFYNLKKGADTVTIIEPTRYPERLAPLFYAASMADAALVVVGEITPTFGEWVLMLNEAGVDRGYIVLQNYLTSGDLAPLLRGTVLEHYEFVDEDPITLRDRLLREAHARQSVEPAAGVVGTIPLDHHFNVRGIGTVILGGVVRGGIRKHDTLKVYPGEKAIMVRSIQKHDDDFDWAAEGDRVGLALKNIESDELDRGFVLSNDPAVQSRTSLEVRAHLVKYWPAPLTAGTVLHIGHWMQFIPARVEAVRDDGDWRQPTLTLALEKDLVYLPGDTAVLHYLEGGKLRIAGRIELP, from the coding sequence ATGGGCAATCTGAATCTTGCCGTGCTGGGACCCGCGGGTTACGCGAAAGACCTCGGGAAGAAAGGCACGGTCTCCGATATCACCTTCTATAACCTGAAGAAGGGCGCCGATACCGTTACGATCATCGAGCCGACACGGTATCCCGAGCGGCTGGCCCCGCTCTTCTATGCCGCATCGATGGCTGATGCGGCCCTCGTCGTGGTCGGCGAGATCACCCCGACGTTCGGTGAGTGGGTCCTGATGCTCAACGAGGCTGGGGTGGACCGGGGCTACATCGTGCTCCAAAACTACCTCACCTCTGGGGATCTCGCGCCGCTCCTGCGTGGGACGGTGCTTGAGCATTACGAGTTCGTGGACGAGGATCCGATCACGCTGCGCGACCGTCTGCTTCGCGAGGCGCACGCCCGTCAGTCCGTCGAGCCCGCGGCCGGGGTTGTGGGGACGATCCCCCTCGATCACCACTTCAATGTCCGCGGCATCGGAACGGTTATCCTTGGGGGCGTTGTGCGGGGCGGCATCAGGAAGCACGACACCCTGAAGGTCTACCCGGGCGAGAAGGCCATCATGGTGCGGTCCATCCAGAAGCATGACGACGACTTCGACTGGGCTGCCGAGGGCGACCGCGTGGGACTCGCGCTCAAGAACATCGAGTCCGACGAACTGGACCGCGGCTTCGTCCTCTCAAACGACCCTGCAGTCCAGTCCAGGACGAGCCTTGAGGTACGGGCTCACCTGGTCAAATACTGGCCGGCACCGCTCACGGCAGGGACGGTCCTCCACATCGGTCACTGGATGCAGTTCATCCCGGCGCGGGTGGAGGCGGTGCGGGACGACGGAGACTGGCGGCAGCCGACGCTCACGCTCGCGCTTGAAAAAGACCTTGTCTACCTCCCCGGGGATACGGCGGTGCTCCACTACCTCGAGGGCGGGAAACTCCGGATCGCCGGACGCATCGAACTGCCCTGA
- a CDS encoding ABC transporter ATP-binding protein → MKPIEIVDIDVSYGAKKILETISFHANTGEILGIIGPNGSGKTTLLKAMSRVIPPENGEIRLNDRDLGTLGHRELARLVAVVPQDISIGFDYTVRDIVMMGRHPYIGRLASETPRDVEICDHAMHLANVAHLAGISVHDISGGERQRVLIARALAQEPKVLLLDEATSNLDVSHQVEILNIIRGLAEKITVISVFHDLNLAAYYCDRLLLLKDRRVYAVGTPEEVLTYENIRAIFRIEALVKPHPMTGKPYILPAYMHQSSVRANRRIHVVCGGGTGSDILYLLHARGFTVTCGILNVLDTDYTTAVRLGLPCVAEPPFHGITPESLSDLRGYLDHADAVIVTAMPIGRGNIDNLRVLLDYRKPMFLFYRDGNSAMEDYTGGDADAVLTELQARGALRVEGAEQLLARLLDEHSDREQPE, encoded by the coding sequence ATGAAACCGATCGAGATCGTCGATATCGACGTCTCCTACGGAGCAAAGAAGATCCTTGAAACGATCTCGTTTCACGCAAACACAGGCGAGATCCTCGGGATCATCGGGCCGAACGGGTCGGGAAAGACTACGCTCCTCAAAGCGATGAGTAGAGTCATCCCTCCGGAGAACGGAGAGATCCGTCTCAACGATCGTGACTTGGGTACGCTCGGACATCGCGAACTTGCCCGCCTAGTCGCGGTCGTTCCCCAGGATATCTCAATCGGCTTTGATTACACGGTACGCGACATCGTCATGATGGGGAGGCATCCCTACATCGGGAGACTTGCTTCCGAGACTCCCCGAGACGTGGAGATCTGCGACCATGCCATGCACCTTGCAAACGTCGCCCACCTCGCCGGAATATCGGTGCATGATATCAGCGGCGGAGAACGTCAACGGGTGCTCATAGCGCGGGCGCTCGCCCAGGAACCAAAGGTCCTGCTGCTGGACGAAGCAACCTCGAACCTCGATGTCAGCCATCAGGTCGAGATCCTCAACATCATCAGGGGTCTCGCCGAGAAGATCACCGTAATAAGCGTTTTTCACGACCTAAACCTGGCAGCGTATTATTGCGACAGGCTCCTGCTTCTGAAAGATCGGAGGGTTTACGCAGTAGGGACGCCGGAGGAGGTCCTGACCTACGAGAACATCCGGGCAATCTTTCGGATAGAGGCCCTTGTCAAACCGCATCCGATGACAGGGAAACCCTACATTCTCCCGGCGTACATGCATCAGTCAAGTGTGAGGGCGAACCGGCGGATACATGTCGTCTGCGGCGGGGGCACCGGATCCGACATTCTCTACCTGCTCCATGCTAGAGGCTTTACGGTCACTTGCGGTATCCTGAACGTTCTGGACACAGATTACACAACGGCCGTGCGCCTTGGCCTTCCTTGCGTTGCAGAGCCCCCGTTTCACGGCATCACACCGGAGTCCCTCTCGGACCTCCGGGGATACCTCGACCACGCCGATGCCGTCATCGTTACGGCAATGCCGATCGGCAGGGGAAACATCGATAACCTCCGGGTGCTGCTCGACTATCGAAAACCTATGTTCCTCTTCTACAGAGACGGCAACTCTGCGATGGAGGACTACACCGGCGGCGATGCCGACGCGGTGCTGACCGAGTTACAGGCGCGCGGCGCTCTTCGGGTCGAGGGGGCAGAGCAACTTCTTGCCCGCCTCCTTGATGAGCACTCCGATAGGGAACAGCCGGAATAA
- a CDS encoding ABC transporter ATP-binding protein yields the protein MTPEVGREAALSLRGVSYTYPGSESPALRGIDLDLREGEIIFVTGPTGAGKTTLCLAASGILHHEYGGTLGGAVTIFGKSVRDYRGMAEIGRHLGVVFDDADAQLIFSTVEEEVASGLENLGLSREEMRGRLRRVMEATGIADLADRAPHTLSGGQKQRVAIAATLALGTKILILDEPTAELDTKATRAISALLRRLSEEGAAVLIVEQKLDELAAIADKMLLIEDGTIAQEGSPARMTQDSFKKCGARHAAPQSAAAPIISVRGLVHRYDGTAALRGVDLEVAPGEIVAVVGENGSGKTTLVKHFNGLLRPTEGSVFVDGLDAAVAPIADLARHVGLVFQNPDTMLFAETVEDEVAFGLRNISPGCPEQTVGAALREVGLLHRKAAYPRSLSRGERQRLALACVIAMRPKVIVLDEPTTGLDAYESARVMEILSRLRQEGRTIVMVSHDMRLVEDYADRIVRMEQGRIVRDERRSEEEPCPRLCSMPPERAPFTAPTRSPN from the coding sequence ATGACTCCTGAAGTCGGCCGGGAGGCCGCCCTCTCTCTTCGAGGCGTCTCCTACACGTATCCCGGGTCCGAGTCCCCGGCACTCCGCGGGATCGACCTCGATCTTCGGGAGGGCGAGATTATCTTCGTCACCGGCCCTACCGGGGCGGGGAAGACGACTCTCTGCCTTGCGGCATCCGGCATCCTCCACCACGAGTACGGCGGCACGCTTGGGGGCGCGGTCACCATCTTCGGAAAGAGCGTTCGGGACTACCGCGGCATGGCCGAGATCGGCAGGCATCTCGGCGTGGTCTTCGATGATGCCGACGCCCAACTCATATTCTCGACGGTCGAGGAGGAGGTTGCGTCAGGGCTTGAGAACCTCGGACTCTCCCGAGAGGAGATGCGAGGGAGGCTCCGCCGCGTGATGGAGGCGACCGGGATCGCCGATCTCGCGGACCGCGCCCCGCACACCCTCTCCGGGGGGCAGAAGCAACGGGTCGCCATCGCCGCAACCCTCGCCCTCGGCACGAAGATCCTCATCCTGGACGAACCGACCGCCGAGTTGGACACGAAGGCGACCCGCGCGATATCCGCTCTCCTCCGGCGGCTCTCGGAGGAGGGCGCGGCCGTGCTCATCGTCGAGCAGAAACTCGACGAACTTGCCGCCATCGCAGATAAGATGCTCCTGATTGAAGACGGGACGATCGCGCAGGAGGGATCTCCTGCACGGATGACGCAGGATAGTTTCAAGAAGTGCGGCGCCCGACATGCAGCGCCCCAAAGCGCGGCAGCCCCCATCATATCCGTCCGGGGGCTCGTTCACCGCTACGACGGGACGGCGGCTCTCCGAGGCGTCGACCTCGAGGTCGCTCCCGGCGAGATCGTGGCCGTGGTCGGGGAGAACGGGTCTGGGAAGACGACGCTTGTAAAGCATTTCAACGGGCTGCTCCGCCCCACCGAGGGGAGCGTCTTCGTCGACGGCCTCGATGCCGCGGTCGCCCCGATAGCCGACCTCGCACGCCATGTGGGCCTGGTCTTCCAGAACCCGGACACCATGCTCTTTGCGGAGACTGTGGAGGATGAGGTGGCGTTCGGCCTTCGGAACATCAGCCCCGGCTGCCCCGAGCAGACGGTCGGCGCAGCCCTCCGCGAGGTCGGTCTTCTTCATCGGAAGGCCGCCTACCCGCGGTCCCTCTCGCGGGGCGAACGGCAGCGGCTTGCGCTCGCCTGCGTCATCGCCATGAGACCGAAGGTGATCGTGCTCGACGAGCCGACGACGGGACTCGATGCCTACGAATCGGCCCGGGTCATGGAGATCCTTAGCCGCCTGCGGCAGGAAGGCCGCACGATCGTCATGGTGTCGCACGACATGCGTCTGGTAGAAGATTATGCGGACCGCATCGTCCGGATGGAGCAGGGAAGAATCGTCCGAGACGAGAGAAGATCCGAGGAGGAGCCATGTCCGAGATTATGCAGTATGCCACCCGAGAGAGCGCCTTTCACCGCCCCCACCCGCTCACCAAACTGA
- a CDS encoding FecCD family ABC transporter permease → MRGTASITIPVLTCALLGSMACAVALGSVSPGTLATLPNAWMIIWDVRIPRVITAALVGCALAVAGTAMQGLFRNPMADPYIIGTSSGGALGATVAIVLFAGAGRPILAFVGAMAATFAVYFIARKGGKIPVETLLLSGVALSTLLSALLSFLMYTAGRDLHQIMFWLMGGFGNISWNDVIIALPILIGCIAVYFFARDVNILALNEEDAIHLGVNVERLKQILLALSAFLAGTAVSVAGSIGFIGLITPHVMRLIVGPDHRILFPAAALAGAILLVWSDTLTRTFTNSMPVGIITACFGAPFFIYLLRSRMRA, encoded by the coding sequence ATGCGAGGAACGGCATCGATCACAATTCCGGTGCTCACCTGCGCACTTCTCGGCAGCATGGCCTGTGCGGTCGCTCTTGGGTCGGTCTCCCCAGGAACTCTGGCCACGCTGCCGAACGCGTGGATGATCATCTGGGATGTCAGAATACCGAGGGTGATCACCGCAGCACTGGTCGGATGCGCGCTAGCCGTAGCGGGCACGGCCATGCAGGGGCTATTTCGGAACCCCATGGCGGACCCCTACATCATCGGCACCTCGTCCGGCGGGGCGCTCGGGGCTACAGTCGCGATCGTCCTCTTTGCCGGCGCAGGACGGCCGATACTTGCATTCGTCGGGGCGATGGCCGCCACATTCGCCGTCTACTTCATCGCCCGCAAGGGGGGCAAGATCCCTGTCGAAACGCTTCTCCTCTCCGGCGTCGCCCTCTCGACGCTCCTCTCGGCGCTCCTTTCATTTCTCATGTATACCGCAGGAAGGGACCTACACCAGATCATGTTCTGGCTGATGGGAGGGTTCGGGAACATATCGTGGAACGACGTCATCATCGCCCTCCCCATCTTGATCGGGTGCATAGCGGTCTATTTCTTTGCGCGCGACGTCAACATCCTCGCCCTGAACGAGGAAGACGCAATCCATCTCGGCGTGAACGTCGAGCGGCTGAAACAGATTCTCCTTGCCCTAAGTGCGTTCTTGGCGGGAACCGCCGTTTCCGTAGCGGGATCGATCGGGTTCATCGGCCTGATCACCCCGCATGTGATGCGGTTGATCGTCGGACCCGACCACCGCATACTCTTCCCCGCGGCTGCCCTTGCAGGCGCCATCCTCCTCGTATGGTCCGATACGCTCACAAGAACCTTCACAAACAGTATGCCGGTCGGGATTATAACCGCCTGTTTCGGCGCACCGTTCTTCATATATCTTCTGCGGAGTCGGATGCGAGCATGA
- a CDS encoding energy-coupling factor transporter transmembrane component T family protein codes for MSEIMQYATRESAFHRPHPLTKLIFAAVVVGIAVLTSDTVMLAALAGAVVVAAAAGGLARDLLRQVPLLLSLAASLLVLTLLTIRSGETLGYMVPPAVPVVGGAFPVTAGAIDLALAMSLRFAAMLFAFQLLVISTQPRDLVHVMDRLRMPVDYTLIFLIALRFIPSLQLEGKRIHEAQLARAYNPGRGPAGKVRGLFPIIIPLVANSLGKATVLGLTIDLRGYRSGTRTPLRDLAVGRTDLACISCMGLLFAGYLALLVV; via the coding sequence ATGTCCGAGATTATGCAGTATGCCACCCGAGAGAGCGCCTTTCACCGCCCCCACCCGCTCACCAAACTGATCTTTGCGGCTGTTGTCGTGGGAATCGCCGTGTTGACGAGCGACACCGTGATGCTTGCCGCTCTTGCCGGGGCGGTCGTGGTCGCAGCGGCGGCGGGAGGGCTCGCCCGCGACCTTCTCCGCCAGGTGCCCCTGCTTCTCTCGCTTGCGGCAAGCCTCCTCGTCCTCACCCTCCTCACCATCCGGAGCGGAGAGACCCTCGGCTACATGGTCCCGCCGGCGGTCCCGGTCGTCGGCGGGGCCTTCCCCGTCACGGCAGGGGCGATCGACCTTGCGCTTGCGATGTCGCTCCGGTTTGCGGCGATGCTCTTTGCTTTTCAACTCCTGGTCATATCCACCCAGCCGCGCGACCTCGTCCACGTCATGGACCGTCTCAGGATGCCGGTCGACTACACGCTCATCTTCCTGATCGCGCTCCGGTTTATCCCGAGCCTCCAACTGGAGGGAAAGCGGATCCATGAGGCGCAGCTCGCCAGGGCCTACAATCCGGGAAGAGGCCCGGCAGGAAAGGTCAGGGGCCTCTTTCCCATCATCATCCCGCTGGTCGCAAACTCGCTTGGAAAAGCGACGGTCCTCGGGCTGACTATCGATCTGCGGGGCTATCGGTCCGGCACCCGGACGCCTCTGCGCGACCTCGCCGTGGGCAGGACCGATCTTGCCTGCATCTCTTGCATGGGGCTTCTCTTCGCAGGGTATTTGGCCCTGCTGGTCGTATAA
- a CDS encoding type II toxin-antitoxin system Phd/YefM family antitoxin, with amino-acid sequence MSATGEQYVVDEHGNRVAIILPLQEYEQLQEDLHDLAVVAERREEPSVGFDEFRKRYER; translated from the coding sequence ATGAGTGCTACAGGAGAACAGTACGTTGTTGATGAGCACGGGAACCGTGTCGCGATTATTCTTCCTCTCCAGGAGTACGAGCAACTGCAGGAGGACCTCCATGACCTTGCTGTGGTAGCAGAGCGGCGCGAAGAGCCAAGCGTAGGGTTCGATGAGTTCAGGAAGCGGTACGAGCGGTAA
- a CDS encoding DUF364 domain-containing protein, with product MWELYDALIEEIPDDIIVDDIVVGGEMTYVEANGGIGLAAYRDYVQRAPMMTGNRIGKPLCEVAECVRSWNLQEASIGHSAINAWYNHPDTAGKAGIEIAEKKRVEERLKDPFIKSQNLVKGKKVCVVGHFPFLEKLIAPVCDLSIIEWDPQEGDYPYSACEYLLPESDYAFLTCAAVGDKSMPRLLELSENAKGVTIVGPGTPLSSVFFDYGVSDLSGFVVTDIAFAKRIIAGAESRRIFGAGMKVEYLRPGV from the coding sequence ATGTGGGAGTTATACGACGCGCTGATTGAAGAGATCCCGGACGACATCATCGTCGACGACATCGTCGTCGGCGGGGAGATGACGTACGTCGAGGCAAACGGCGGCATCGGTCTTGCGGCATACCGCGATTATGTCCAACGTGCCCCGATGATGACCGGGAACAGGATTGGGAAGCCGTTATGCGAGGTAGCCGAGTGTGTGAGATCCTGGAATCTGCAGGAGGCATCCATCGGCCATTCTGCGATCAACGCATGGTACAATCATCCTGATACTGCCGGGAAAGCAGGGATAGAGATTGCGGAGAAGAAGCGGGTCGAAGAACGGCTGAAAGACCCGTTCATCAAATCCCAGAACCTCGTGAAGGGAAAGAAGGTCTGTGTCGTCGGCCATTTTCCGTTCCTTGAGAAACTGATTGCCCCTGTCTGTGATCTGAGTATTATTGAGTGGGACCCGCAGGAGGGAGACTACCCGTATTCCGCCTGCGAGTACCTGCTGCCTGAATCCGATTATGCGTTTCTGACTTGTGCCGCTGTCGGCGACAAGAGTATGCCCCGGCTTCTTGAACTTTCGGAGAATGCGAAAGGGGTAACGATCGTAGGTCCGGGAACTCCCCTGTCTTCGGTCTTCTTCGATTACGGCGTCTCCGATCTCTCGGGTTTTGTGGTAACCGACATTGCGTTCGCCAAACGGATCATTGCAGGAGCAGAGAGCCGGCGGATCTTCGGGGCGGGAATGAAGGTAGAGTATCTTCGCCCCGGGGTTTGA
- a CDS encoding ABC transporter substrate-binding protein, translated as MRNTRLAFSASLIVVLLLLSGTASATPVIPGEPHPNVPSATGADERCVTVTDDFGETVTIRGIPQRIVSLAPSNTEILYALDLGDRVVGVTDCCDYPPTASDKPKVGGYSGVNIEKVIAAEPDLVFAAPGNTEDTVKRLRTLGMTVVVLNPRTVDDVLQDVELVGEATGQEEQASVCVKELRNRIRAVTEKTEGLAEKPSVAHVVWYDPIWVSGRGTFQDEVIAMAGGTNAFGSVEEWSIVSLEEFITTDPEYIFVSSGTGMSKDGYNAVYDYFMNEPRMQRLDAVRNGHIYIINADIISRGGPRIVDALEEAAGDLYPDLFGTGAPKATPAVQSPGFGAIPLTCALFIVFMTRVKR; from the coding sequence ATGCGAAACACGCGCTTGGCATTCTCTGCCTCATTGATCGTCGTATTACTCCTGCTCTCCGGTACGGCAAGCGCAACACCGGTAATTCCCGGAGAACCGCACCCGAACGTCCCATCGGCGACGGGCGCCGACGAGCGATGCGTGACGGTGACGGACGACTTCGGGGAGACCGTCACCATCCGGGGAATACCGCAGAGGATCGTCTCGCTCGCGCCTTCCAACACCGAGATACTTTACGCCCTTGATCTTGGGGACCGGGTCGTCGGCGTCACTGACTGCTGCGACTACCCACCGACTGCTTCGGACAAACCGAAAGTCGGCGGATACAGCGGCGTCAATATCGAGAAGGTGATTGCAGCGGAGCCGGACCTGGTCTTTGCTGCACCCGGCAACACGGAGGATACCGTCAAACGCCTGCGAACCCTTGGGATGACCGTCGTCGTCCTCAACCCTCGGACGGTTGACGACGTCCTGCAGGACGTTGAACTCGTCGGAGAGGCAACCGGGCAGGAGGAGCAGGCATCGGTGTGCGTGAAGGAACTTCGGAACCGCATTCGGGCTGTGACCGAAAAGACGGAGGGTCTGGCAGAGAAGCCGTCCGTCGCCCATGTCGTCTGGTACGATCCGATCTGGGTCAGCGGCAGGGGAACATTCCAGGACGAGGTGATCGCGATGGCCGGGGGGACCAACGCATTCGGCTCGGTCGAGGAGTGGAGCATCGTCAGCCTTGAAGAGTTCATTACCACGGATCCGGAGTACATCTTCGTCAGCTCGGGCACCGGCATGTCCAAAGATGGGTATAATGCCGTTTACGATTACTTCATGAACGAACCTAGGATGCAGAGGCTCGATGCGGTCAGGAACGGTCACATCTACATCATCAACGCCGATATCATCAGTCGAGGGGGCCCGCGGATCGTGGATGCGCTGGAAGAAGCAGCGGGAGACCTCTACCCGGACCTCTTCGGAACGGGCGCACCGAAAGCAACCCCGGCAGTTCAATCTCCGGGTTTCGGCGCGATCCCGCTCACCTGTGCATTGTTCATCGTCTTCATGACCCGAGTGAAGAGGTAG
- a CDS encoding type II toxin-antitoxin system RelE family toxin has product MVGYAVRIKASVEKDIATLPDEVVLRILQNIEALSETPLPPGVRKLSGTEHLYRIRMGDYRIIYALHHEEQEVIILYVRHRRTAYRGL; this is encoded by the coding sequence ATGGTGGGATATGCGGTTCGCATCAAAGCAAGTGTTGAGAAGGATATTGCAACATTGCCGGATGAGGTTGTTCTGCGCATTCTGCAGAACATAGAGGCTCTATCTGAAACACCGTTGCCACCTGGTGTACGCAAATTAAGCGGAACGGAGCATCTCTACCGGATCCGGATGGGGGATTACCGGATTATATACGCTCTGCATCATGAGGAGCAGGAGGTTATAATCCTCTATGTTCGCCACCGGCGCACTGCATATCGCGGGTTGTGA